From Ptiloglossa arizonensis isolate GNS036 chromosome 10, iyPtiAriz1_principal, whole genome shotgun sequence, the proteins below share one genomic window:
- the Teh1 gene encoding tipE homolog 1 phospholipid transfer protein — MRGSSSELLLEASCVQCQSDHHSQHRHQQHQQNEKHDFQERELRRRKLLELGFGASRRRPPRRTCRQRFNFYATSALAFVATSGGAALLFLVPLYVDPAISTLAADFSPEPVICTTSRREEIYGLFNCTWSSCREGCTSDVYRCTHIYVTYTPWSNTSMNNDTGGREGPANSTGVAHTSTTPVPTPGDVEAALLVNIKGCGYPPIVDCDNFTRELGYEGAKFPCHYSRVNGSIVMANYNREAQVTTIIHFFAAPFVVTLATSVALCVMHCDCRCSPPPRHSSRGIRRARGNDLSDHSISNRVDRRGHPMHCECGEVTRPL, encoded by the exons ATGCGCGGGAGCAGTTCCGAGCTCCTGCTGGAGGCGAGCTGCGTCCAGTGTCAGAGCGATCATCACAGCCAGCATAGGCATCAGCAGCATCAGCAGAACGAGAAGCACGACTTCCAGGAGCGAGAGCTACGTCGTCGCAAACTGTTGGAGCTCGGGTTCGGCGCTTCGCGGCGCCGACCGCCACGGCGTACCTGCCGTCAGCGGTTCAACTTCTACGCCACCTCGGCGTTGGCCTTCGTCGCGACGTCTGGCGGGGCGGCGCTACTTTTCCTGGTGCCCCTCTACGTCGATCCGGCGATCAGCACTTTGGCCGCCGATTTCTCGCCGGAGCCGGTCATCTGCACCACATCCAGGCGCGAGGAGATCTACGGTTTGTTCAACTGCACATGGAGCTCGTGCCGGGAGGGATGCACCAGTGACGTTTACAGGTGTACCCATATATACGTCACGTACACACCATGGAGCAACACCAGTATGAACAACGACACCGGAGGTAGAGAGGGTCCCGCGAACTCAACCGGCGTCGCGCACACCTCGACCACTCCGG TGCCGACGCCAGGTGACGTCGAGGCGGCGCTCCTGGTGAACATCAAAGGGTGCGGCTACCCGCCGATCGTCGACTGCGACAACTTCACCCGCGAATTGGGCTACGAGGGCGCGAAGTTCCCCTGCCATTACAGCCGCGTGAACGGCAGCATAGTGATGGCGAACTATAACCGCGAGGCTCAGGTCACCACCATCATACACTTCTTTGCGGCGCCGTTCGTAGTGACTCTCGCGACCAGCGTCGCTCTGTGTGTGATGCACTGTGACTGTAGGTGCAGTCCGCCACCTCGGCATTCGTCGCGTGGGATCAGGAGAGCCAGGGGTAACGATCTCAG